In Candidatus Eisenbacteria bacterium, the genomic window CGTGCGCGACGCGATGGAGGCGGTGGTGATGGGCGAGGGCGGGACAGGCAAGCGGGCACGGGTCGAACCCTTCCGTGTGGCCGGGAAGACGGGGACCGCGCAGAACCCCCACGGAGAAGACCACGCCCTTTTCGTTTGCTACGCCCCCGCCGAGGCCGCGGAGATCGTCGTGGTCGTGGTGCTTGAGGAGAGCGGACACGGTGGGGCGGTGGCGGCGCCCACCGCCCGCTACGTTCTCGATGCCTACCTCAACCCCGGGACGAAGACCCTGGCCTTAGGGGAGGGCCCGCCGTGAGAATCCCTGCGGCGATCCTGTCCTATCGAGGCAGGATCGACCCCTACCTGGTCGTGCCGGCGGCCGTGCTCGTGGTTGTCGGTTGCCTCGCGGTCTACAGCGCGACCGAGTTCGCCGACAGCGCCCGGGCCGGTTTCTTCGCGCGCCATCTTCTCTCCCTGGCCGCCGCGCTCGCGGCCATGCTGATCGCCATGGCTGTTCCGCTTCGGCTTCTGGAGGATCTGGCCTACGGGCTCTACGGACTGGCGATCCTCCTGCTGATCGCGGTGCTGATCGTCGGGACGGAGGTTTACGGAGCTCGGAGGTGGCTCGGGGCGGGGCCGCTCCGCATACAGCCGTCGGAACTGGCGAAGGTCGCCTGCGCCATCGCTGTCGCCCGCTTCCTCGTGGCCCGTAGGCGCGATCCCGGGCGAATCGGACACCTGCTGATCGCCCTGGGCCTCGTGGCTCTGCCGTTGCTCCTGGTGCTCAAGGAGCCCGACCTGGGCACATCCGGGGCGTTCGCGGCGATGGGGCTCGCCGTCCTCGTATGGGCGGGGCTGCCGTGGTTGCATCTCCTCATCCTGGTGAGCCCCCTCGTCGGTCTGGCCCTCTGCCGGCACTCGGTCCTGTGGGGCCTGTTCCTTCTCGGGTCGGTGATCGCCCTGTGGAGGAGCAGGCTGCCGTGGTTGCTGGTCGGCCTGTTCGTGGCGGTCCAGATCGGGGTCTTTTTCGGCGCCCCCAGGGTGTGGAACGCACTCGAGCCGTATCAGCGCACGAGGCTGACGACTTTTCTCGACCCGAGCCGCGACCCCGCCGGGGCGGGTTATCAGATCCTGCAATCGAAGATCGCGATCGGAAGCGGCGAGATCGTCGGCAAGGGATACCTGCAGGGCTCGCAAAAGGCCCTGGCCTTCCTTCCGCAGCAACACACCGACTTCATCTTCAGCGTCCTGGGGGAGGAGTTCGGTTTCGTGGGGGCTGCGATTGTCGTCCTGCTCTTCTTCGCGCTGGTGAGCCGCGGCTACTACCTCGCCCTCCA contains:
- the rodA gene encoding rod shape-determining protein RodA; this translates as MRIPAAILSYRGRIDPYLVVPAAVLVVVGCLAVYSATEFADSARAGFFARHLLSLAAALAAMLIAMAVPLRLLEDLAYGLYGLAILLLIAVLIVGTEVYGARRWLGAGPLRIQPSELAKVACAIAVARFLVARRRDPGRIGHLLIALGLVALPLLLVLKEPDLGTSGAFAAMGLAVLVWAGLPWLHLLILVSPLVGLALCRHSVLWGLFLLGSVIALWRSRLPWLLVGLFVAVQIGVFFGAPRVWNALEPYQRTRLTTFLDPSRDPAGAGYQILQSKIAIGSGEIVGKGYLQGSQKALAFLPQQHTDFIFSVLGEEFGFVGAAIVVLLFFALVSRGYYLALHCRNSFSGALSVALSTLLLYHAGVNMAMTVGLLPVTGLPLPLVSYGGSFLVSVFAMLGLLLNISAHRFDY